One Lysinibacillus fusiformis genomic window carries:
- a CDS encoding acetyl-CoA C-acyltransferase, producing the protein MIEVVIVDAVRTPIGRYKGALKSVRPDDLAAVVIKALVERNPKVPVEQIEDVIFGNANQAGEDNRNVARMAALLAELPIEVGGTTINRLCGSGMDAVHFAARAIKSGEGDIFIAGGTESMTRAPFVMGKTEVDYPRGDQKLFDTTIGWRFTNPTLQKMYGADTMPQTAENVAQRYNISREEQDAFAFESQQRAKKAMAANRFAEEIVPVRIKDKKGNEIIVDTDEHPRPDTTLEALAKLRPIFDNGTVTAGNASGVNDGASALLLMSAEKAQELGVTPLARYVTGAVAGLEPAVMGLGPIYSSQKALQRAGLTTSDIGLFELNEAFASQALESIKQLDLDSTKVNVNGGAIAFGHPLGASGARILTTLLYEMKKQNVQYGLASMCIGVGQGIATIIENMES; encoded by the coding sequence ATGATTGAAGTAGTTATCGTAGATGCTGTACGTACACCGATCGGACGTTATAAAGGCGCATTAAAATCGGTTCGTCCAGACGACCTAGCTGCCGTTGTGATTAAAGCACTCGTGGAACGAAATCCCAAAGTGCCAGTTGAACAAATTGAAGATGTTATTTTCGGAAATGCCAACCAAGCTGGTGAAGACAACCGAAATGTTGCACGTATGGCAGCGTTACTTGCAGAGCTACCAATTGAGGTAGGTGGAACAACGATTAACCGGTTATGTGGTTCAGGAATGGATGCTGTACACTTCGCTGCACGTGCCATCAAAAGTGGTGAAGGTGATATTTTCATTGCGGGTGGTACAGAAAGTATGACGCGAGCACCGTTTGTCATGGGGAAAACTGAAGTAGACTATCCGCGTGGCGACCAAAAGCTATTTGATACAACTATTGGCTGGCGTTTTACAAATCCTACATTACAAAAGATGTATGGTGCAGATACGATGCCCCAAACTGCAGAAAACGTAGCACAACGTTATAACATTAGTCGTGAGGAACAAGATGCGTTTGCCTTTGAAAGCCAACAACGTGCAAAAAAAGCGATGGCAGCAAATCGTTTCGCTGAAGAAATCGTACCTGTACGTATCAAAGATAAAAAAGGGAATGAAATCATCGTTGATACAGATGAACATCCCCGTCCAGATACAACTCTAGAGGCACTTGCTAAACTACGACCTATTTTTGATAACGGTACGGTCACTGCTGGGAATGCCTCTGGAGTAAACGACGGAGCATCGGCGCTATTACTAATGAGTGCTGAAAAAGCACAAGAACTTGGCGTAACACCATTAGCACGTTATGTAACAGGTGCTGTTGCAGGATTAGAGCCTGCTGTTATGGGTTTAGGGCCAATCTATTCGTCACAAAAAGCATTACAACGTGCAGGATTAACAACAAGTGATATCGGCTTATTTGAATTAAATGAAGCATTTGCATCTCAAGCATTGGAATCCATTAAACAATTGGACCTAGATTCAACAAAAGTAAATGTTAATGGTGGTGCGATTGCATTTGGGCATCCTCTTGGAGCAAGTGGTGCTCGTATTTTAACAACATTACTCTACGAAATGAAGAAACAAAACGTACAATATGGACTTGCTTCTATGTGTATCGGTGTTGGTCAAGGAATTGCAACAATTATAGAAAATATGGAATCATAG
- a CDS encoding metal-sensitive transcriptional regulator — MEDTVKEDACHTEEGASCRKSHHPERVKKDLTTRLNRIEGQIRGIKGMIEKDVYCDDIITQLSATQSALNSVAKILLEGHLKGCVVDRLSEGDEAVLDELLVTIQKLMKK; from the coding sequence ATGGAAGACACAGTGAAAGAAGATGCTTGTCATACAGAGGAAGGGGCGTCGTGTCGAAAAAGTCATCACCCTGAGCGTGTAAAAAAAGATTTAACTACTCGTTTGAATCGAATCGAGGGTCAAATACGAGGCATTAAGGGCATGATTGAAAAAGACGTTTACTGTGATGATATTATTACGCAACTATCTGCTACACAATCCGCTTTAAACAGCGTAGCGAAAATCTTATTAGAAGGTCATTTAAAAGGTTGTGTTGTAGATCGCCTGTCAGAAGGTGATGAAGCAGTCTTAGATGAATTACTAGTGACGATTCAAAAATTAATGAAAAAATAA
- a CDS encoding heavy metal translocating P-type ATPase — protein MSSELKEANLQITGMTCAACATRIEKGLNKMDGVEHATVNLALEKSSIKYNATKLTETDFEKKIEALGYGIVKQKTELDITGMTCAACATRIEKGLNKIGGVSFATVNLALEKATVEFNPSEVAISDIIAKVEKLGYEAHQKADEQETVNHREKAIKQQQNKFILSAILSLPLLWTMVGHFSFTSFLYVPELLMNPWVQLVLATPVQFIIGKQFYVGAYKALRNGSANMDVLVVMGTSAAYFYSVYQAIVTAGSHHGPHLYFETSAVLITLILLGKLFEAKAKGRSSEAIKKLMGLQAKTAIVVRDGIEKEVSLEEVVIGDIILVKPGEKIPVDGKVLEGTTAVDESMLTGESLPVDKKQGDLLFGSTINKNGFIKMSATKVGRDTALAQIIKVVEDAQGSKAPIQRLADQISGVFVPIVVGIAIITFLVWIIWVQPGEVTPALEVLIAVLVIACPCALGLATPTSIMAGSGRAAEFGVLFKGGEHLEQTQSIDTVVVDKTGTVTHGKPVLTEVLVAANQDEEQFLSLIGAAEKQSEHPLAEAIVQGIVDRGITLGDVQFFEAIPGYGVQATVSGQGVVIGTRKLMKQYGIDIEEILPVMETLEENGKTAMLAAVNGHYAGLVAVADTVKDTSKEAVRRLQDMGITVIMMTGDNERTAKAIGTEVGVDDVIAEVLPEGKADEVKKLQAAGKRVAMVGDGINDAPALATANIGMAIGTGTDVAMEAADITLIRGDLNSIADAIIMSRKTMRNIKQNLFWAFAYNTLGIPIAAMGLLAPWVAGAAMAFSSVSVVLNALRLQRVKL, from the coding sequence ATGAGCTCAGAGTTGAAAGAAGCCAATCTACAAATTACAGGGATGACATGTGCAGCCTGTGCAACGCGTATAGAAAAAGGTTTAAACAAAATGGACGGTGTTGAGCATGCAACTGTAAACTTAGCACTTGAAAAATCATCAATTAAATATAATGCAACGAAACTAACAGAGACAGATTTTGAAAAGAAAATTGAAGCGCTTGGTTATGGTATCGTAAAACAAAAAACAGAATTAGATATAACAGGTATGACTTGTGCAGCCTGTGCAACACGTATAGAAAAAGGGTTAAATAAAATTGGAGGTGTATCATTTGCAACTGTTAATTTAGCACTTGAAAAAGCAACAGTTGAATTTAACCCATCTGAAGTTGCAATTTCTGATATTATCGCAAAAGTAGAGAAATTAGGATACGAAGCACATCAAAAAGCAGATGAGCAAGAAACAGTAAATCATCGAGAAAAAGCCATTAAGCAGCAACAAAACAAATTTATTTTATCGGCCATTCTATCTCTACCATTACTTTGGACGATGGTTGGGCATTTTTCGTTTACTTCATTCTTATATGTCCCGGAATTGCTAATGAATCCGTGGGTGCAACTGGTGCTAGCAACGCCTGTTCAATTTATTATAGGGAAGCAATTTTATGTTGGTGCATATAAAGCTTTACGTAATGGTAGCGCCAATATGGACGTACTTGTGGTAATGGGGACATCTGCAGCCTATTTCTACAGTGTCTATCAAGCAATTGTTACAGCAGGTTCGCATCATGGCCCACACTTATATTTTGAAACGAGCGCCGTACTCATTACATTAATTTTATTAGGTAAATTATTTGAGGCAAAAGCAAAAGGTCGTTCATCTGAAGCTATTAAAAAGTTAATGGGTCTTCAAGCAAAAACGGCCATAGTCGTACGTGACGGGATTGAAAAGGAAGTATCGTTAGAAGAAGTGGTAATTGGTGACATTATCTTAGTTAAACCAGGTGAAAAAATCCCAGTAGATGGTAAAGTATTAGAGGGGACAACGGCTGTTGATGAATCCATGTTAACAGGGGAAAGTTTACCTGTTGATAAAAAGCAAGGTGATCTATTATTCGGCTCAACAATTAATAAAAATGGCTTCATAAAAATGTCAGCAACAAAGGTTGGCCGTGATACAGCACTTGCACAAATTATTAAAGTTGTAGAAGATGCCCAGGGGTCAAAAGCGCCAATTCAACGTTTAGCAGACCAAATTTCAGGCGTATTTGTACCTATCGTCGTTGGGATCGCCATTATTACCTTTCTAGTTTGGATTATCTGGGTTCAGCCAGGTGAAGTTACACCTGCACTTGAAGTATTGATCGCAGTACTGGTTATCGCTTGTCCATGTGCGCTCGGTTTAGCTACACCTACATCTATTATGGCAGGATCAGGTCGTGCAGCTGAATTTGGCGTTTTATTTAAAGGTGGCGAGCACTTAGAGCAAACTCAAAGCATCGATACGGTTGTTGTCGATAAAACAGGCACAGTAACACATGGTAAACCAGTACTAACTGAAGTCTTAGTAGCTGCAAATCAAGACGAAGAGCAATTCTTATCATTGATTGGGGCAGCAGAGAAACAATCTGAGCATCCATTGGCAGAAGCGATTGTACAGGGAATTGTAGATCGGGGCATTACGCTTGGAGATGTACAATTTTTCGAAGCAATTCCTGGTTATGGCGTGCAAGCGACTGTATCAGGTCAAGGAGTTGTTATTGGAACACGTAAATTAATGAAACAATATGGCATAGATATAGAAGAAATACTCCCAGTAATGGAAACGTTGGAAGAGAACGGCAAAACAGCAATGCTAGCGGCCGTTAATGGACACTATGCAGGTCTAGTAGCAGTTGCAGATACTGTGAAAGATACGTCGAAAGAAGCCGTTCGTCGTTTACAAGACATGGGTATCACGGTCATTATGATGACGGGTGACAACGAGCGTACTGCAAAAGCAATCGGTACAGAAGTTGGCGTCGATGATGTCATTGCGGAAGTGCTTCCTGAAGGTAAGGCAGATGAAGTGAAAAAACTACAAGCCGCAGGTAAAAGAGTAGCGATGGTGGGTGACGGTATTAATGATGCACCAGCACTTGCAACAGCCAATATTGGGATGGCAATTGGTACAGGTACAGATGTAGCGATGGAAGCTGCAGATATTACACTCATTCGTGGTGACTTAAACAGTATCGCTGATGCAATCATTATGAGTCGTAAGACAATGCGCAATATTAAACAAAACTTATTCTGGGCATTTGCTTACAATACTCTAGGTATCCCAATTGCCGCAATGGGACTACTGGCACCTTGGGTTGCTGGTGCGGCAATGGCTTTTAGTTCAGTATCAGTCGTCTTAAATGCCTTGCGTTTACAACGAGTAAAATTATAG
- a CDS encoding enoyl-CoA hydratase-related protein, translating to MDTISFKINNYIAYITINRPETLNCFNYTTLAQLQQVVDELHIADNVRAVIFTGAGEKAFSAGADLKERKTLTSQEVRRNVRAIRDVFNSIANLPQPTIAAVNGHALGGGFEWLLACDFAIAVDEALLGLTETSWAIIPGAGGTQRLPRLVGEMKAKEMILTAAKITATEAVRLGIILKTVPREVLITECEALAARIMQNGPVAIRQAKYAISQGMNTDLQTGLAIESKAYELVIPTEDRLEALQAFSEKRQPVFQGK from the coding sequence ATGGATACAATTTCATTTAAAATAAACAATTATATTGCTTATATAACAATAAATCGACCAGAGACGTTAAATTGTTTCAACTATACAACGTTAGCTCAATTACAACAAGTTGTGGATGAATTACATATAGCTGACAACGTCCGTGCTGTCATTTTTACAGGTGCAGGCGAAAAGGCATTTAGTGCAGGTGCAGATTTAAAAGAACGGAAAACATTAACATCTCAAGAAGTACGTCGGAATGTACGAGCAATTCGAGACGTGTTCAATAGTATCGCAAATTTACCGCAACCTACTATTGCGGCGGTTAATGGACATGCCTTAGGTGGTGGCTTTGAGTGGCTATTAGCCTGTGATTTTGCAATTGCTGTTGATGAGGCATTACTAGGGTTAACTGAAACGAGCTGGGCTATTATTCCAGGAGCAGGCGGCACACAAAGGCTGCCACGTCTAGTTGGCGAAATGAAGGCAAAAGAAATGATTTTAACAGCGGCGAAAATTACAGCTACAGAAGCTGTGAGACTAGGTATCATTTTAAAAACGGTACCACGGGAAGTGTTAATAACTGAATGCGAGGCACTTGCAGCACGTATTATGCAAAATGGTCCTGTAGCCATTCGCCAAGCAAAGTACGCCATCTCGCAAGGGATGAACACCGATTTACAAACAGGTCTTGCCATCGAATCGAAGGCATATGAGTTAGTCATTCCGACAGAGGATCGCCTTGAGGCATTACAGGCATTCAGTGAAAAACGTCAACCTGTATTTCAAGGGAAATAA
- the paaX gene encoding phenylacetic acid degradation operon negative regulatory protein PaaX produces MGPNTQSMIFTLYGDYIMRYGSKIWIGSLIRLLKEFGHTEQNVRVSVSRMVKQGWLQSERQGNRSYYFLTSRGKKRMEEAANRIFKLKPNKWDQKWRLLMYTIPEDKRQIRDELRKELLWSGFGSFSNGCWISPNNLEEEVKLLIQKYDIADYVDFFSAEYIGPHNHEELIEKSWSLTEIEGRYEEFMNQYSKQYIVHQSAISNEEMSDAECFVERTNLVHEYRKFLFFDPGLPQELLPPMWSGNHAALLFQQYYKLLEAPSYRFFEEIFHADN; encoded by the coding sequence ATGGGCCCCAATACACAATCAATGATTTTTACGCTCTATGGCGATTATATTATGCGCTACGGTTCAAAAATTTGGATTGGTAGTTTAATTCGTTTATTGAAGGAATTTGGCCATACGGAGCAAAATGTGCGTGTATCCGTATCTAGAATGGTCAAACAAGGGTGGTTACAATCTGAAAGACAAGGGAACCGTAGTTATTATTTTTTAACAAGCCGCGGTAAAAAACGCATGGAAGAAGCAGCCAATCGTATTTTCAAGCTGAAACCCAACAAATGGGATCAAAAATGGCGACTTCTGATGTATACCATCCCAGAAGACAAACGTCAGATTCGAGACGAATTACGTAAAGAACTCTTATGGAGCGGATTTGGTTCTTTTTCAAATGGCTGCTGGATATCGCCCAATAACTTAGAAGAAGAAGTTAAACTACTTATTCAAAAATATGACATTGCCGATTATGTAGATTTCTTTTCAGCCGAATATATAGGGCCGCATAATCACGAGGAACTTATTGAAAAAAGCTGGTCATTGACTGAAATTGAAGGGCGTTATGAGGAGTTTATGAATCAATATAGCAAGCAATATATTGTGCATCAAAGCGCCATCTCTAATGAAGAAATGTCAGATGCTGAGTGTTTTGTAGAGCGTACCAATCTTGTTCATGAATATCGCAAATTTTTATTTTTCGATCCAGGACTTCCGCAGGAATTATTACCGCCTATGTGGAGTGGAAACCACGCCGCCTTGCTGTTCCAACAGTACTATAAATTACTAGAAGCGCCATCATATCGTTTCTTTGAAGAAATTTTTCATGCTGATAATTAA
- the copZ gene encoding copper chaperone CopZ has translation MQNVTLNVQGMSCGHCVSSVEKSVGALNGVEQVNVNLADGLVVVAFNEAQVTLEQIKDTIDDQGYEVE, from the coding sequence ATGCAAAACGTAACATTAAATGTGCAAGGTATGTCATGTGGTCATTGTGTAAGTTCAGTGGAAAAAAGTGTTGGGGCACTAAATGGCGTAGAACAAGTAAATGTAAATTTAGCAGATGGTTTAGTTGTTGTAGCTTTTAACGAAGCGCAAGTAACGCTTGAACAAATAAAAGATACAATTGACGATCAAGGCTACGAAGTAGAATAA
- a CDS encoding deoxynucleoside kinase — MTVPFVTVEGPIGVGKTSLSKEIAATFNYHLLKEIVDENPFLNKFYEDIEEWSFQTEMFFLCNRYKQLTDIKKFRLADDTPVVADYHIFKNLIFAKRTLAPTEYDKYEEIYQILTKDMPVPNVVVYLSASVDTLMKRIAQRGREFEKMISREYMEQLVADYHSFIEHFEKMHPQIPVIRFNGDHLDFVKNPSDLQYILKIIKDTLQQRSLQQ, encoded by the coding sequence GTGACTGTACCATTTGTTACGGTAGAAGGTCCGATTGGTGTTGGTAAGACCTCTTTATCAAAAGAGATTGCGGCGACATTTAATTACCATCTATTAAAAGAAATAGTAGACGAAAATCCCTTTTTAAATAAGTTTTATGAGGACATTGAGGAATGGAGCTTCCAGACGGAAATGTTTTTCCTATGTAACCGTTATAAACAGTTAACAGATATAAAAAAATTTCGCTTGGCAGATGATACTCCCGTTGTGGCAGACTACCACATTTTTAAAAATCTAATTTTTGCTAAACGTACGCTGGCACCTACTGAGTATGATAAATACGAAGAAATCTATCAAATTTTGACGAAGGACATGCCTGTTCCGAACGTAGTTGTGTATTTATCTGCGAGTGTGGATACATTAATGAAGCGAATTGCCCAGCGTGGTCGCGAATTTGAAAAAATGATTTCGCGTGAATATATGGAGCAGCTCGTAGCAGATTATCATTCTTTTATTGAGCATTTTGAAAAGATGCATCCACAAATTCCTGTTATTCGCTTTAACGGTGATCATCTAGACTTCGTAAAAAACCCAAGTGATTTACAATATATTCTAAAAATAATAAAGGATACGTTACAACAAAGGAGCTTGCAACAATGA
- the tadA gene encoding tRNA adenosine(34) deaminase TadA has product MDIFETDRTFMHSALEEAKKAAILGEVPIGAVLVFDGEIIARAHNLRETTQNATTHAELMVIQEACEKIGSWRLEETTLYVTLEPCPMCAGAILQSRVPRVVYGARDMKAGCVDSLYHLLNDARFNHECDVTEGILAEECGQILTDFFRALRERKKAEKKALKLVEPLREQ; this is encoded by the coding sequence GTGGATATTTTTGAAACAGATCGTACTTTTATGCATAGTGCATTAGAAGAAGCAAAAAAAGCGGCTATACTTGGTGAAGTTCCAATAGGAGCTGTACTTGTATTCGATGGGGAGATTATTGCACGTGCCCATAATTTGCGTGAAACAACACAAAATGCGACAACTCACGCCGAATTAATGGTGATTCAAGAAGCATGTGAAAAAATCGGTAGCTGGCGTCTAGAAGAAACAACACTCTACGTTACACTTGAACCTTGCCCTATGTGTGCAGGGGCTATTTTACAGTCCCGGGTACCTCGTGTTGTTTATGGTGCTAGAGATATGAAAGCAGGTTGCGTAGATTCACTCTACCATCTATTAAATGATGCGCGCTTTAACCATGAATGTGACGTGACAGAAGGTATTTTGGCTGAGGAATGTGGACAAATTTTAACCGATTTTTTCCGAGCATTACGTGAACGTAAAAAAGCTGAGAAAAAGGCACTGAAATTAGTCGAACCACTTAGAGAACAATAA
- a CDS encoding PaaI family thioesterase, whose product MIDLKQVINGTVEPPACDQTLCIRVISATAGDAICSWKIDERFLNGHQVVMGGYITSAADITMAYSMASVLEENQIFSSINIQTTFLRPLRLGNAVVESTIVKKGRKTCYVEATISQNEQYVAKVTSSILVL is encoded by the coding sequence ATGATTGACTTAAAACAAGTTATTAACGGAACGGTTGAACCACCAGCATGTGATCAGACGCTATGTATTAGAGTAATCTCAGCTACTGCCGGAGATGCGATTTGTTCATGGAAGATTGACGAGAGGTTTTTAAACGGTCATCAAGTCGTAATGGGTGGATATATTACTTCTGCGGCTGACATTACCATGGCGTATTCGATGGCTTCTGTACTAGAAGAAAATCAGATTTTTTCATCCATCAATATACAAACAACATTTTTACGACCTCTTCGCTTAGGTAATGCCGTTGTTGAGTCAACGATTGTAAAAAAGGGTCGGAAAACTTGTTATGTGGAGGCGACAATATCGCAAAATGAACAGTATGTCGCTAAAGTAACGTCTTCTATATTGGTTCTTTAA
- a CDS encoding cation diffusion facilitator family transporter — protein sequence MGHNHDHGHNHTHGANKKVLLISFIIITSYMIVEAIGGYLTNSLALLSDAGHMLSDSISLAIALLAFMFGEKAASYSKTYGYKRFEILAAVLNGVTLILIALFIFYEAIQRFANPPEVATTGMLIISVIGLAINILVAWIMMRGGDTEDNLNMRGAYLHVLSDMLGSVGAIIAALLIMFFGWGWADPLASVIVALLVLRSGYYVTKAAIHVLMEGTPSNVDVQDIIQTIKHTRGVQSIHDLHIWTITSGTNALSCHAVVDEQLKIADSENILREIEHNLEHKGIRHVTIQLETAAHKHDNSVLCKIKNEESHHHH from the coding sequence ATGGGGCATAATCACGATCATGGCCATAATCATACACATGGCGCAAATAAAAAAGTGTTATTAATATCATTTATCATTATAACGAGTTATATGATTGTAGAAGCTATTGGTGGTTATTTAACAAATAGTTTGGCACTCTTATCGGATGCTGGACATATGTTGAGTGATTCTATCTCGTTAGCGATTGCTCTCCTTGCTTTTATGTTCGGTGAAAAAGCAGCAAGCTATAGTAAAACATACGGTTATAAACGCTTTGAGATTTTAGCTGCAGTGTTGAATGGCGTAACATTAATTTTGATTGCTTTATTTATTTTTTATGAAGCAATTCAACGTTTCGCGAATCCACCTGAAGTGGCGACTACAGGTATGCTTATTATAAGCGTTATTGGTTTAGCGATAAATATATTAGTCGCATGGATTATGATGCGCGGTGGTGATACAGAGGATAATTTAAATATGCGCGGAGCATATTTACATGTACTAAGTGATATGCTTGGTTCTGTAGGAGCAATTATAGCCGCATTATTGATTATGTTCTTTGGTTGGGGTTGGGCTGATCCACTGGCGAGTGTAATTGTAGCATTATTAGTACTAAGAAGCGGCTATTATGTAACAAAGGCTGCTATCCATGTTCTAATGGAAGGAACGCCTTCGAATGTTGATGTGCAGGATATTATTCAAACAATTAAGCATACTAGAGGAGTCCAAAGTATCCATGATTTACATATATGGACGATTACGAGTGGAACAAATGCTCTTTCCTGCCATGCAGTTGTTGATGAACAGCTAAAAATTGCTGACAGTGAGAATATATTACGTGAAATTGAACACAATCTTGAGCATAAGGGAATAAGACATGTAACTATTCAGTTAGAAACCGCAGCACATAAACACGATAATTCAGTTTTATGTAAGATAAAAAATGAAGAATCGCATCATCACCATTAA
- a CDS encoding NAD(P)H-dependent flavin oxidoreductase translates to MNQLCSVLKIQYPIIQGGMGNISSPVLVAAVSNAGGLGTIGCGTMSPAEVEERIIATKRLTEKPFAINVPINVNPHTKELLQMAITLEVPVVSLSAGNPEPFIKKLHAHNICVIVVVAAVKHAIKAEQGGADVLVVEGYEAAGINSNLELTTFTLVPQVVDAVSIPVVAAGGIGDARGLAAAFMLGAAGVQMGTRFIATQEMPVHTTYKQRLLDATDVETVILGRSVGQVRRVLKSPYTSVLLADEAKGITLADYQERTSETYHIKGALEGNEQGGFMNSGQIAGVIQDLPTVATLINNMMTDAQQCLNHALLNNFQSQ, encoded by the coding sequence TTGAATCAATTATGTTCTGTTTTAAAGATTCAATATCCAATTATCCAAGGAGGAATGGGAAATATCAGCAGTCCTGTACTTGTAGCTGCTGTGTCAAATGCAGGAGGATTAGGAACAATTGGCTGTGGGACAATGTCACCAGCAGAAGTAGAGGAGCGTATAATAGCGACAAAAAGACTGACGGAAAAACCGTTTGCTATTAATGTCCCAATTAATGTTAATCCTCATACGAAAGAATTATTACAAATGGCTATAACACTTGAAGTACCGGTCGTTTCTTTGTCAGCAGGGAATCCGGAACCGTTTATCAAGAAGTTACATGCCCATAATATTTGTGTAATTGTGGTTGTAGCTGCTGTCAAACACGCTATTAAGGCAGAACAAGGCGGCGCTGATGTGCTTGTTGTAGAAGGATATGAGGCCGCAGGAATCAATTCGAATCTAGAACTGACAACATTTACGCTAGTTCCACAGGTGGTTGATGCGGTTTCAATTCCCGTTGTGGCAGCGGGTGGTATCGGTGATGCGCGAGGATTGGCTGCTGCATTCATGCTTGGCGCAGCGGGTGTACAAATGGGAACACGTTTTATTGCTACGCAGGAAATGCCTGTTCATACGACGTATAAACAAAGGTTACTCGATGCAACTGATGTGGAGACGGTTATTCTTGGCAGATCAGTTGGACAAGTACGTCGTGTATTAAAATCGCCTTACACATCTGTACTTCTGGCAGACGAAGCAAAAGGCATAACACTTGCTGATTATCAAGAACGTACATCTGAAACATATCATATTAAGGGCGCTCTTGAAGGAAATGAACAGGGTGGTTTTATGAATAGTGGCCAAATCGCAGGAGTGATTCAAGACCTACCGACTGTTGCCACACTTATCAACAATATGATGACCGATGCACAGCAATGTTTAAATCATGCATTGCTCAATAATTTTCAGTCTCAATAG
- a CDS encoding ArsR/SmtB family transcription factor: MTDEIKKRNAEVQLEKEQQLDEETLFVVSQTFKALSDPTRIRILNLLCSDEHSVNDIAEILDLSQSTVSHQLRFLKNLRLVKFRREGTSLYYSKDDDHIMNLLKQAIEHATHN; the protein is encoded by the coding sequence ATGACTGATGAAATTAAAAAAAGAAATGCAGAAGTACAACTTGAGAAGGAACAACAGTTAGACGAAGAAACACTATTTGTTGTGTCTCAAACGTTTAAAGCCTTAAGTGATCCGACAAGAATACGTATCTTAAACTTATTATGCTCAGATGAACATTCAGTTAACGATATAGCTGAAATCTTAGATTTAAGCCAATCAACGGTGTCACACCAATTACGCTTCTTGAAAAATTTAAGATTAGTGAAATTTAGAAGAGAGGGTACTTCATTATATTACTCAAAAGACGATGATCACATTATGAATTTATTGAAACAAGCAATTGAGCATGCTACACACAACTAG
- a CDS encoding gamma carbonic anhydrase family protein produces the protein MEITYATKKPVVHESVFQAPGTYIIGDVSIDEESSIWFNAVLRGDEDTISIGKRCSIQDNATIHLFEGAPVIVEDDVTVGHQVVLHGCKIGRRTIVGMGSVILDYAEIGEECIIGANTLITQGTKIPPRSLVVGSPGKIIRTLQDKDFELIQLSIDTYVQKGKEFKQIFEG, from the coding sequence ATGGAGATTACATATGCTACTAAGAAACCGGTTGTACACGAATCTGTCTTTCAGGCTCCGGGCACATATATCATTGGGGATGTATCAATAGATGAAGAATCTTCTATTTGGTTTAATGCAGTATTACGTGGAGATGAAGATACTATCAGCATTGGAAAACGCTGTAGTATTCAGGATAATGCAACGATTCATTTATTCGAAGGGGCGCCTGTTATTGTAGAAGATGACGTAACGGTTGGCCACCAGGTAGTCTTACATGGCTGTAAAATAGGTCGTCGTACAATTGTTGGCATGGGGTCAGTTATTTTAGATTATGCTGAAATTGGAGAAGAATGTATTATTGGCGCAAATACACTTATTACACAAGGTACAAAAATTCCTCCACGTTCATTAGTTGTTGGCTCACCAGGTAAGATTATTCGCACTTTACAAGATAAAGACTTTGAGTTAATTCAATTATCAATTGACACATATGTCCAAAAAGGAAAAGAATTCAAACAGATTTTCGAGGGTTAA